In a genomic window of Thalassophryne amazonica chromosome 12, fThaAma1.1, whole genome shotgun sequence:
- the sall2 gene encoding LOW QUALITY PROTEIN: sal-like protein 2 (The sequence of the model RefSeq protein was modified relative to this genomic sequence to represent the inferred CDS: deleted 1 base in 1 codon), with protein MSRRKQKRPQQLMSLTLGACRILEHDDQLEVKPLCFPFITSSPLCSPSSSPQHSQLSLTLQPSIKGSQTPSLPSKGQPPSYSSNQPSQETLKGPQTSLTPDFSHSSLSTQSQYPLTLQLLDISPTTSVSRLIHISRSEKMASPKLGVSVTTTTSSSSSSSSASLWPPPHPGSPSRVPEGPPSPVTPTPSPGVTSASVAPSRAQLSIALILEELRVLQQRQIHQMQITEEICRQVLCLGGVSYTTETPQQLLPPFPQLCLESSKRPDSPTAQPTAPQPSTSVAPLLECFSPLLPSQATNKPSKTSNSMSQILQPHRPQMEGTGGTTGVHNYQRVTSHSSVPSTSSSAISMASSSYPLALSLVLPNRYLNEKSLNTASVSGNSGPSFFNPSTPTSTSSVPPSENQGTSSGDSSSASSNATTGRLQHACRFCGKMFTSDSALQIHLRSHTGERPYQCPVCLSRFTTRGNLKVHFLRHREQNPDLSLSLLPPSLFGVALGATGGSDLGQSISSSNTMNVIQKKEKNRPEDETRGDNLEASGTSSSFSLGASSGLTPSTLPLPPTVDLALISHSLLQLNRAAAVAAAASIASASSQSSSSSSASSSSLATSLLSNTSLSSSSTITGLFKGVKQQHFDENTPPYAPLPPSANYSQLAHLPKLLFPSASTSSTSTTQPSLYNHPALSLLRTPLTTTAGSHHFTSSSHSHLAFPFSSFPKVQGHTTTTSCALPSSMAISTPTSETSKLQSLVDKLDKAPPCSSPLWAPSSASASMAELSRRNNTSTVCSVNSCFTNASTSTTYVTANTPSSTLVTTSVSNFTREIVAALGMSANGANIMVGGMLPSLNITGSPGNLTANQCGVCLRVLSCPRALRLHQATHLGERPFPCKICGRSFSTKGSLRSHMATHHARPPNARIQNSCPLCQRKFTNALVLQHHIRMHLGGQLPSDGTEDSAHETSTESNDKPLSQSQPQATDPLTSKTPLLVAARSSKSPVSSCQTPAFGSTSVPSPEYIQNPVKCGSSSPDFIPPSDLSPDPYLNPTTQPPPLGSVEPPVLCSSAGFPPLDNAYQISQGDEDRQGEQISSTDVHPPKVTASAVSSVVTGTAVSSNATDYGENEASTSADAFLSSTSNPNDLQSTSGHDTPFDYPCTSTFSSCNSIPSQDLSNVHAEPTEKLEVSPRRQSPEPMEEDKISSPLSETPKHDQATVPDELSKMKSTSENADTVVAEVSGASQKPSTFARESHQNFHLCTYGKEDRAEGAKIKGADPSEVLDASVPVSLTPTLPSPMSRPEKKTYCCAECGKEYASRSGLKGHMKHHGVVTKATRPPSRSSRSSSDQLPTSMTSFNIPATRSSAGFWNQYKSFLNTDVTNEPSQGLVGGTRGEKEVIPHPVKSPVRPQSDPRVSEDNQEESGEGTKPQ; from the exons ATGTCCCGTCGGAAACAGAAACGACCCCAGCAGCTTATGAGCCTGACCCTCGGTGCCTGTCGGATACTTGAGCATG ATGACCAGTTGGAAGTGAAGCCACTCTGCTTTCCGTTTATTACGTCTTCTCCCTTGTGCTCTCCATCTTCTTCTCCTCAACACTCTCAGCTGTCCCTGACTCTTCAACCATCTATCAAGGGCTCTCAGACTCCCAGTCTACCCAGTAAGGGTCAACCTCCATCCTATTCGTCCAATCAGCCATCCCAAGAGACCCTCAAAGGTCCTCAGACCTCCCTCACTCCTGACTTCTCACACTCCTCTCTCTCCACCCAAAGTCAATATCCACTCACCCTTCAACTCCTTGATATCAGTCCGACAACTTCAGTCAGTAGACTCATCCACATTTCCCGTAGTGAAAAAATGGCCTCTCCCAAGCTGGGTGTGTCAGTCACTACCACCACTTcatcctcatcctcatcctcctctgCCTCCTTATGGCCCCCACCACACCCTGGAAGCCCCAGCCGTGTCCCCGAAGGCCCCCCAAGTCCTGTTACTCCAACTCCCAGCCCAGGAGTGACATCTGCCTCAGTTGCACCATCTCGGGCACAGCTGAGCATTGCTCTTATCTTGGAGGAGCTGCGAGTTCTTCAGCAACGGCAGATTCATCAGATGCAGATCACAGAGGAGATCTGTAGACAGGTTTTATGTCTTGGTGGTGTCTCTTATACAACAGAAACACCTCAGCAACTTCTTCCTCCTTTTCCTCAGCTTTGCCTGGAAAGCAGTAAAAGACCGGATAGCCCAACAGCCCAGCCAACAGCTCCCCAGCCCTCCACATCTGTAGCTCCACTTCTGGAATGTTTCTCCCCTCTGCTACCCTCTCAGGCAACCAACAAACCTTCAAAGACTAGCAACTCTATGTCTCAAATCCTGCAACCCCACAGGCCACAGATGGAAGGGACTGGAGGAACTACAGGAGTTCACAATTATCAAAGGGTTACTTCTCACTCATCAGTGCCCTCCACATCCTCTTCTGCCATCTCTATGGCCTCTTCTAGCTACCCACTGGCCCTTTCTTTAGTTTTGCCCAACCGCTATCTGAATGAGAAATCTCTGAACACTGCTTCAGTTAGTGGGAACAGTGGCCCGTCCTTCTTCAACCCATCCACCCCCACATCAACATCTAGTGTACCACCCTCTGAAAATCAAGGAACATCTTCTGGAGACTCTTCTTCTGCATCCAGCAATGCCACTACTGGCCGTCTCCAGCATGCTTGCCGTTTTTGTGGAAAAATGTTCACCAGTGATTCTGCTCTGCAGATACATCTGCGGTCGCACACAGGGGAACGACCCTATCAATGCCCAGTGTGTCTCAGCCGCTTCACCACACGGGGAAACCTGAAGGTGCACTTCCTACGCCATCGTGAGCAAAACCCAGACCTCTCACTttctcttctgccaccatctttgTTTGGAGTAGCATTGGGAGCTACTGGTGGATCAGATCTGGGACAGTCCATTAGCAGCAGCAATACTATGAATGTGATTCAGAAGAAA GAAAAAAACAGGCCTGAGGATGAAACACGTGGAGATAATTTAGAGGCCAGTGGTACCAGTAGCAGCTTTTCTTTGGGGGCCTCTAGTGGACTTACCCCTTCCACCCTCCCACTGCCTCCTACTGTGGATCTGGCTTTGATTTCACATTCTCTTCTGCAGCTCAACAGGGCTGCAGCTGTAGCTGCTGCAGCATCTATTGCTTCCGCCTCATCCCaatcctcttcctcctcttcagCCTCCTCCTCTTCTCTAGCTACCTCCCTGCTCTCAAACACTTCCTTGTCTTCCTCTTCCACTATCACAGGGTTATTCAAGGGTGTCAAGCAACAGCACTTTGATGAGAATACTCCCCCCTATGCCCCCTTGCCTCCTTCTGCAAACTATTCTCAACTAGCCCACCTGCCAAAACTCCTTTTTCCATCTGCCTCTACTTCCTCTACCTCAACCACACAGCCATCCCTCTACAACCATCCAGCTTTGAGTTTGTTACGGACCCCGCTGACGACTACCGCAGGCTCCCATCATTTTACCTCTTCAAGTCATTCTCATCTCGCTTTCCCTTTCTCATCCTTTCCTAAAGTCCAAGGTCACACCACCACCACATCATGTGCCCTGCCTTCCTCTATGGCCATCTCCACTCCTACATCTGAAACATCCAAGCTGCAGAGCCTGGTGGATAAGCTAGACAAGGCACCTCCCTGTTCCTCTCCTCTATGGGCTCCTTCCTCAGCTTCAGCATCCATGGCAGAGTTATCTCGCAGAAACAATACCTCTACAGTATGTTCAGTTAACAGTTGCTTCACAAATGCCAGTACATCTACCACCTATGTCACAGCAAACACACCGTCTTCCACTCTTGTCACTACTTCTGTTTCAAACTTTACCCGTGAGATAGTTGCTGCTTTAGGTATGAGTGCTAATGGAGCTAACATCATGGTAGGGGGCATGCTGCCATCACTGAACATCACAGGTTCACCTGGTAACCTGACAGCTAATCAGTGTGGGGTGTGTCTTCGTGTGCTAAGCTGTCCCAGGGCATTGCGTCTGCACCAGGCTACACACCTTGGAGAACGTCCTTTCCCATGTAAGATATGTGGACGATCTTTTTCTACCAAAGGCAGCCTGCGGTCACATATGGCCACTCATCATGCTCGACCACCCAATGCACGGATCCAGAACTCCTGCCCACTCTGCCAACGTAAGTTCACTAATGCCCTTGTGCTCCAGCACCATATCCGTATGCACCTTGGTGGGCAGTTGCCTTCAGATGGCACAGAGGATTCTGCACATGAAACATCAACTGAATCAAATGACAAACCACTGTCACAATCTCAGCCCCAGGCCACTGACCcactcacaagtaagacaccACTTCTAGTGGCAGCCAGGAGTTCTAAGAGCCCAGTTTCTAGCTGTCAAACTCCAGCATTTGGCTCTACCTCAGTGCCATCACCAGAGTACATCCAAAATCCAGTCAAGTGTGGATCTTCCAGCCCTGACTTCATCCCACCCTCTGACCTTAGCCCAGACCCCTATTTGAATCCCACCACACAGCCTCCACCTCTCGGTAGTGTAGAACCCCCTGTTCTTTGTAGCAGTGCTGGCTTTCCTCCTCTTGACAACGCATATCAAATTTCCCAAGGTGATGAAGACAGACAAGGTGAACAAATATCCAGTACTGATGTACACCCGCCTAAAGTCACTGCCTCAGCAGTTTCTTCTGTTGTGACTGGAACTGCAGTATCATCTAATGCCACAGACTATGGAGAAAATGAAGCATCTACCTCAGCTGATGCCTTCCTTAGCTCCACATCAAACCCAAATGACTTGCAAAGCACATCTGGCCATGACACGCCCTTTGATTACCCCTGTACCAGCACCTTCTCCTCCTGTAATTCTATCCCCAGTCAAGACCTCTCCAATGTTCATGCAGAACCAACTGAGAAATTAGAGGTGTCTCCAAGAAGACAATCCCCTGAACCCATGGAAGAGGACAAAATTAGTTCTCCTCTATCAGAAACACCTAAGCACGACCAAGCAACTGTGCCTGATGAACTTTCGAAGATGAAGTCTACTTCAGAGAATGCTGACACTGTTGTTGCTGAAGTAAGTGGTGCATCACAGAAACCTTCCACTTTTGCAAGGGAGTCACATCAAAACTTCCATTTATGCACATACGGGAAGGAGGACCGAGCGGAAGGTGCTAAGATTAAGGGAGCAGATCCAAGTGAAGTGCTTGATGCTTCTGTTCCTGTCAGCCTTACCCCAACACTCCCATCTCCAATGTCTCGCCCTGAGAAGAAGACTTATTGTTGTGCTGAGTGTGGAAAAGAGTATGCTAGCCGCAGTGGACTTAAG GGGCACATGAAACACCATGGTGTAGTAACTAAAGCAACACGTCCTCCATCCAGGAGCAGTCGTTCCTCCTCTGACCAGCTTCCTACTTCCATGACTTCCTTTAACATTCCTGCCACCAGGAGCTCAGCTGGCTTCTGGAACCAGTACAAAAGTTTCCTCAACACCGATGTAACCAATGAACCCAGCCAGGGCTTAGTCGGTGGAACCAGAGGAGAAAAGGAGGTgattccacatccagtaaaatcaCCTGTGCGACCTCAGAGTGATCCAAGAGTCTCTGAGGACAACCAGGAAGAGTCTGGTGAAGGGACAAAACCCCAGTGA